The following coding sequences are from one Fusobacterium sp. IOR10 window:
- the aroB gene encoding 3-dehydroquinate synthase has translation MQKIKINLGPKTYDIEIEAGILEKIGGKIKDFVHGEKIAIITDTNVDPIYGEILENSLKKEGYIVQRIVFKAGEQSKNLQVLEKVYSELSDFGLTRSDLIITLGGGVTGDLGGFAAATFLRGVDFIQVPTSLLAQIDSSVGGKVAVDLPSGKNLAGNFYQPKAVYIDPKLLKTLPKKYLHDGFAEAIKYSCIRDIELFEKFESMNTDEDIINSSEEIIFRCCSIKGKIVEGDEFDKGERMVLNFGHTIGHAVEKYYGFNKYTHGEGVGIGMIRITDTTEKLNITEKGTTERIKNLLEKFNLPTSVTLKSCEIHEIIKMDKKKSGSKITIVLLKKLGQGELLKIDFKNIGEYII, from the coding sequence ATGCAAAAAATAAAAATTAATTTAGGACCAAAGACATATGATATAGAAATAGAAGCAGGAATTTTAGAAAAAATAGGTGGAAAAATTAAAGACTTTGTACATGGGGAAAAAATAGCTATAATTACAGATACTAATGTGGATCCTATTTATGGGGAAATTTTAGAAAATTCATTGAAAAAGGAAGGCTATATTGTACAAAGGATAGTTTTCAAAGCAGGGGAACAAAGTAAAAATTTGCAAGTTTTAGAAAAAGTTTATAGTGAATTGTCAGATTTTGGGCTAACTAGAAGTGATTTGATAATAACTTTAGGTGGTGGAGTTACAGGGGACCTTGGAGGATTTGCAGCAGCTACTTTTTTACGTGGCGTTGACTTTATACAAGTTCCAACTTCATTACTTGCTCAAATAGACAGTAGTGTTGGGGGAAAGGTAGCTGTGGATTTACCTAGTGGAAAAAATTTAGCAGGTAATTTTTATCAACCAAAGGCAGTATATATAGATCCTAAATTATTAAAGACTCTACCTAAAAAATATCTACATGATGGTTTTGCAGAGGCTATAAAATACAGCTGTATAAGGGATATTGAACTTTTTGAAAAATTTGAAAGTATGAATACAGATGAGGATATAATAAATAGTTCAGAAGAAATTATTTTTAGATGTTGCTCAATAAAGGGAAAAATTGTTGAAGGTGATGAATTTGACAAGGGAGAGAGAATGGTTCTTAACTTTGGTCATACAATAGGACATGCAGTGGAAAAATACTATGGCTTTAATAAGTATACCCACGGAGAAGGTGTTGGAATAGGGATGATTAGAATCACTGATACAACTGAGAAATTAAATATTACAGAAAAGGGAACAACTGAAAGGATAAAAAACCTACTTGAAAAATTTAATTTACCAACTTCTGTAACATTAAAGTCATGTGAAATTCATGAGATTATTAAAATGGATAAGAAAAAATCTGGAAGTAAAATAACTATAGTTCTTCTAAAAAAATTAGGACAAGGTGAATTATTAAAAATAGATTTTAAAAATATAGGGGAATATATTATTTAA
- a CDS encoding prephenate dehydrogenase — protein sequence MTNEISILEKNIEDLVFAIVGVGLIGGSYGKYLRKFKVKKIIGIDINEDYLNEALDENIIDEAYKNPNEALKKADVIIFSIYPSTLVNFIKNNVKYFKENVLLTDATGIKGKLIKEIEPLLGENMDFVFGHPMAGREGVGVGQSTGEMFKGASYILIPTSRNKEENIIWMENFINLLECKDYIKVSPEKHDEIISYTSQLPHVMAVALVNSSNMDEDASYFIGGGYRDTTRVADINEDLWADLFLDNKKFIVEEIKKLEIQLENWRNALETEDANKLKNMMKMATIKRRGIINAKNKN from the coding sequence ATGACAAATGAAATTTCTATTTTAGAAAAAAATATAGAAGATTTAGTGTTTGCTATTGTTGGAGTAGGTTTAATTGGAGGATCTTATGGTAAATATTTAAGAAAGTTTAAGGTTAAAAAAATAATTGGAATTGATATTAATGAAGATTATTTAAATGAGGCTTTAGATGAAAATATTATAGATGAAGCATATAAAAATCCAAATGAAGCTTTAAAAAAAGCAGATGTTATAATTTTTTCCATATATCCAAGTACCCTAGTTAATTTTATAAAAAATAATGTTAAATATTTTAAAGAAAATGTACTATTAACAGATGCAACAGGAATAAAGGGTAAGTTAATAAAAGAGATAGAACCACTTTTAGGTGAAAATATGGATTTTGTTTTTGGACATCCAATGGCTGGAAGAGAAGGTGTTGGAGTTGGACAATCAACAGGGGAAATGTTCAAAGGTGCAAGTTACATACTTATTCCAACTTCTAGAAATAAGGAAGAAAACATTATTTGGATGGAGAATTTTATAAATCTCTTGGAATGTAAAGATTATATAAAGGTTTCCCCTGAAAAGCATGATGAAATTATTTCTTACACAAGTCAACTTCCCCATGTTATGGCTGTGGCCCTGGTTAATAGTAGCAATATGGATGAGGATGCAAGTTATTTTATAGGTGGTGGTTATAGGGATACTACCCGTGTTGCAGATATTAATGAAGATTTATGGGCTGATTTATTTTTAGATAATAAAAAATTTATAGTTGAAGAAATAAAGAAGTTAGAAATTCAATTGGAAAACTGGAGAAATGCATTGGAAACAGAGGATGCAAATAAATTAAAAAATATGATGAAAATGGCAACAATAAAAAGAAGAGGGATAATAAATGCAAAAAATAAAAATTAA
- the aroF gene encoding 3-deoxy-7-phosphoheptulonate synthase, with protein MIVVMKNGTPELEIKKIMKELGKNGFQVNEIKGVNYTILGLIGDTVSIDPRDISVNVHVEKVIRIEEPYKQANRIFHPENSIIDVAGIKVGGEKLAIIAGPCSIETKDQMNEVAMEVKKSGASMLRGGAFKPRTSPYSFQGLKEEGLDMLVEAGKNNGLPVVTELMSIEKIPLFEEKVDLIQVGARNMQNFELLKAIGRGTTKPILLKRGLSATIEEWIMSAEYIIASGNPNVILCERGIRTFENYTRNTLDLSAVLAVKKLTHLPVIVDPSHAAGKWWMVEGLAKAAIAVGADGLMIEVHNDPKNAWCDGAQSLKPKRFNKLMEELRKIAKIVGRSMD; from the coding sequence ATGATTGTAGTTATGAAAAACGGGACGCCTGAATTGGAAATAAAAAAAATAATGAAAGAATTGGGGAAAAATGGATTTCAAGTAAATGAAATAAAAGGAGTAAATTATACAATTTTAGGACTTATAGGAGATACTGTATCTATAGACCCAAGGGATATATCAGTAAATGTACATGTTGAAAAAGTAATAAGAATTGAAGAACCTTATAAACAAGCTAATAGAATATTTCATCCAGAAAACAGTATTATAGATGTTGCAGGGATTAAAGTTGGAGGGGAAAAATTAGCTATAATTGCAGGTCCTTGTTCAATAGAAACAAAGGATCAAATGAATGAAGTTGCAATGGAAGTTAAAAAATCAGGAGCTTCAATGTTAAGAGGTGGAGCTTTTAAACCAAGAACATCTCCATACTCATTCCAAGGTCTAAAGGAAGAAGGTTTAGACATGCTAGTTGAAGCAGGTAAAAATAATGGACTACCAGTGGTAACAGAATTAATGTCCATAGAAAAAATACCTTTATTTGAAGAAAAAGTAGATTTAATTCAAGTTGGAGCAAGAAACATGCAAAACTTTGAATTATTAAAGGCAATAGGAAGGGGAACAACTAAACCTATATTATTAAAACGTGGATTATCTGCAACAATAGAAGAATGGATAATGTCAGCAGAATATATTATAGCAAGTGGAAATCCAAATGTTATCCTATGTGAAAGAGGAATAAGAACATTTGAAAACTATACTCGTAATACTTTGGATTTAAGTGCTGTATTAGCAGTTAAAAAATTAACTCATTTACCTGTTATTGTGGATCCTAGTCATGCAGCAGGAAAATGGTGGATGGTTGAAGGGTTAGCTAAAGCAGCTATAGCAGTTGGAGCTGACGGATTAATGATAGAGGTTCATAATGATCCTAAAAATGCTTGGTGTGATGGGGCACAATCATTAAAACCAAAACGTTTCAATAAATTAATGGAAGAATTGAGAAAGATAGCAAAAATTGTAGGACGTAGCATGGATTAG